Part of the Lolium rigidum isolate FL_2022 chromosome 6, APGP_CSIRO_Lrig_0.1, whole genome shotgun sequence genome, GAAAAAAAACCTAGCCGAGTGGGCCACTGATGCAATCAGTTAGTTGAGCCCACAGAAGCTTCCTGAATGTTTGCAGATAAATGTGCACAACGAGGTATCCAATCAAACATCTGTGAGATGTAACATCAACGTACAGCTTCACAGCTTGTGCTACAGTACTCTCTTTGTCTGGATACAAATGACGTATATTTTGATTTGGTTAAGACAAGCCTTTGACCAAGAGTTACTCCGTTACTATGTAATTTACTAGTTGATGTAACACGAAACTGATGTGATGGATTCGTGTTCAAAACTACTTATGATTGTGATTTTGCCTCAGGTAAATCACACATTTGGTGGAGCAAATGTTGGTCAAACCTTTATCTTAACCAAATAAAAGGCACTCCTATATATCTATACGATGGGAGTATCGGTTTAGAAGCATGCCAAAGGCAAATAGAGACAACAAGATTTTTTTTACTGCATAGTAATGGCCTTGCACAAAGGAATTTAAGTCTTTCAAACATCACCAGACAACCAACAACGCATATAACATTTTTTTAGTATAACAATTTTTTAGTATAACAAAGCTAGGTAGCCAGAAAAAAAATGTACACACTGAAATGCTATTGTTGACAACATAAATGAATCACattttcggcatcaacatggtttcCAAATGAATCTTGAGTTATGCATTTTATTTGATATAGCCATAAAACATAAtagaataaaataaaatgaaagttTGTTTATCTACACATATCATTTTGAAGTGTCTGATCCAAACTTTCTTCAAGATCTCGATAGCCAAGTTTTAGACTCTAGACAGAATTAACTGCACACATACCTGAATCCAACTCTTTTGTGACTAGTCTAGAGGGGCTTAGGGAGTGAGAAATTACCAGCGAATTAGTTTTAGCTATTCAACAATCAACACCAGATTACTCCATAGATAGGTAAAAATAGTTAGCAACGCCTGAGTTGTGAATTTCACGAAAAGTACAGCTAGGGATGCTAAGGTAAGGGAAGTTTGATACTGGATTGTTTCATGGATCAAACTGAGGCTGGAGTAAAACATTCTATGAGCACATTACAAATTCTTAGCACCAACATTCATAACTTACAGTAGACACTTTTATGTTGAGAACTCAAGAAATCAGCAGATAACAGCAATGTTAAGGCCAATGCTAGCATGCTGGCTGAGCTTTCAGTTCATTTTTCCAGAGAGGACCATACAACGTTGAACGTTCACCTCCAAATTCAATGAGTAGCTATGCTAATGAGTAAGAACAATGTTAGCAAAACACAGCATATTTGTTCAGATTTCTCTATCAAAGTTTCCACACTAGTGCACATGACTGCAACAGTGACGGTACAACAAGACACTCAATTAAGTTGAAATAGTAGTATTATCAGGCAGCTAGATGGAATTCTCATATCAGTTCCGACCAGCAGGCAGCAGCCCTGAACGCATAAATACTAGGTGAATCAAGAGAAAATGGTACTGCAGACATAAACCAAAAACACCAGATCCCTCGTGGGAGTGATCAACATACATGAACCACAACAATTTAGACCTACTCCACAATGATCTCGAATATGAACACATAATAAATCTACATTTCACCATTTCTTTCGGTCCAGGATCACACAATAAACATGACACCAAGCACTGCCTGTAGCTCGGACGACGATGCGGGGTTTGTGCTCTTGTAACATTTTTTCAAGTCAAAAAAGTTGGCTACGGGATCTTACTCTTCACGGAGCGGAGGCGGGCTTGCCCGGCccagtcggcggcggcggctgctgctgcaggggaggtggaggtggggcaGGATGAGTGGAAGCGGCCTGCGACTCCTCTGCGGCGGCGAGCTGGCGGAGGCGGGCCTGGAGGGCGCGGACGCGGTCCTCGGTGCGGCGGAGCTTGATCCATCGCCAGGAGATGTAGGCGCCCAGGCCGCCGTAGACGAGGATGTAGGAGCCCCACACGTACGGGTACGTCTCGGCGTGCTCCTTCGTACTCCTCCACTGCTCCCCCAGCTTCGCGATCAAGCTGCCTCCAGAccccgcggccggcggcggcggcggcgcgtcctcTCCGTCCCCGGGAGTCGCCATTGGTGGTGGTGCGCTACTTCTTCGCCTTGTTCTGAGGGCAAGTGGGGAATGGCCGAATTGGTAGGCGAATTTGGCCCAGGCTACGATTTGGACCCTTTGCTTGTCTCGCAATGCATATACGTGGGCTACACTGGGCTTGAAACTTCTTTCGCAAGATATAACGTCCACGATGGTCTCGCAAGCAAAGAAAAAGGAGTTccctcaacaacaacaacaaaaaaaggtacatgccaaaaaaaaaaaagagaactaGTCCATAATTGCCCTTCTTCTTCATCCCACCTCCATCTCACGTTCTCGCTCGCCGATCTCCACACCAAGAATCCCCCAGCCACCCCCGCCGGCCGTGACCGCCTGCCTCCAACACCCATGCCCCGCACCGCTCCCGTGACGGAGCTTTCctctaaccccccccccccaccaccacccaccttcttctccggcgtcggcCACCCCACCCTCAGACCAACTCATGCGAGCTCCCGCACCCGAACCCGAACCTTGCACCCAAAATCCTAAGTACCTTTCCTCGCCTCCGCCGGGGACGCCGCGGCCAGCCCGTCTGAGGCGGGGTGGTCTTCTTCAACTCCGTCATTGACAATTAACGATACAAGCCAAGGCGATGTTTGGGGTACACGTCAATGCGACACACCTTCGTGTTGGGTGCCAAATAGGATTTTCCCAAATCATTTCCTTCGCCTACAACGGGCTCTATCTGCCTCACCGCACATGGGCGATGGTATTATGGGTCAACCCGTTACTAGCGATGGAGCGATGTTTTTTCGATTTTCCTGCGTTTCTGCATAGGCATTGTGTTGTTTTGTGGTTCTTCTCCATTTTCTTATTCTATTCGGTTTTCTCCTGGTTCTTCTCTGGTTTTTCTTTtcggtttttctttttctgttttctttcttctacgtgaacaattgcaaaatctgaaaaatattcaaatctaaACAGATTTCGAATTTGAAACTTTTTAATATTTGAACCTTTATtcacaaatttgaactttttaaaacaTAAATGTTTTTCAAATATGAATAATTtacaagtttgaacatttttagaatttgaactttaaaaaaaaatcaaatttcgaACAATTTCCAAATTTAAACAACTAATAGGAGGGATACCATCCAAAAATCAAGTCATGCGTGCAAGCGAAGGCACCCACGCTAGTAGGGTTAAATGGGCATGGCcgggcagcggttcttcaagaggAGCGCTAGATAGAGATCGTTGTGGGTGGGGAATATGGGCTCCTGCTCATAATAGAGTAAAATGCAAGATGATCTGTATCACCCGAGCGATCCATATCCCGAGATTGCTTAGGAAAACCTAGTTTTGGGCTAGGCCCGTTTCCTTCGGTGTAGTTTGGTCTAGTTTGTTAGCTTCGATGTCAGGTTGATGTCGTGAGGGCAACATGCACGGTGTACCACCTACCGTTGCGTTGTGGATGAGTACGCCATGAGGGGTACCTCACAtcggggggagagagagagagagtagggTGTAAGGCAGGGAACCACTTGGatggtgacatgggtataccttATTGGGCCTACGGCTTGCGTAGCCCTGGTATATAATCGAGAGAAGCCCATGAGACCAGAAGACGGGGGCATCCAAAGCCCAGGAGCCAAAGCGTGTCAAATAAGGAAAGACCCATTGGAGGAGCCGACATAAACATAACCTTGTATGAAACACTTGTAAACCGATCCAAAatggactctgagacctagcctcTTATATATATAGGCTAGTAGAAGCACGCAAGAGGATCATCGAAACCTTTGTTGTAACCCTAGATTTAGTCTAGTATTATGAAGACTTTGCCTCATAATCAATATACTGTCGGATCGCCTTGTTTGTCTGACCAGCCGACGAAACCACTAGCGCAGCTCTTTTCTCCAAAACCCGAATGTCTTATAGAAGTCTTGCAACCATAATTTTTGAAAAATGAGAGGACGCATAATTTATACTTAAATTTTATATCTCTTTATAATCTTTTCTCTATCTCGGCTGTGAGTAGTATAATTTTCTATTACTTAGTTGTATATTTAACTACATAATAATGTTATTAGATACTATtatagcatttattatgagttacaATATATTTATTAAACATAGATTTGTTGTGCCAAATTTAAATTATCCTCTGCAAAGAAATATTCCCCCTGAATTTATATTTGACAACTACCCAAAATATATAATGTatacatctccccccccccccccctctctatTGTGCGAGTGTGTGTGCATGTGTGTGCATATTAATAATATATTTACATATCTTAAGAATGGTAGTTTCTAGGGTATAGTTTATAGACTATTAATAACAATTGACATGATTCTTTAACATTTCTCTAATGATCAAATGTTTCTTTCAAGTTAGATTATTAATAACAATTGACATAATTCTTTACCATTTCTCTAATGATCAAATGTGTCTTGCAAGTTACGGTGGTTCAACCAATAAATCCACATTATGTGTATACTCTCTAGTTGGTAGTGAAACATAGTAATACTCTTTGGTTTGTAGAA contains:
- the LOC124662825 gene encoding uncharacterized protein LOC124662825; the protein is MATPGDGEDAPPPPPAAGSGGSLIAKLGEQWRSTKEHAETYPYVWGSYILVYGGLGAYISWRWIKLRRTEDRVRALQARLRQLAAAEESQAASTHPAPPPPPLQQQPPPPTGPGKPASAP